From a region of the Streptomyces sp. B21-083 genome:
- a CDS encoding acyl-CoA dehydrogenase family protein, whose protein sequence is MSASPVKPSAQPTAEPPGKPTVKPTVTEREARQVAEAAREQGWQKPSFAKELFLGRFRLDLIHPHPLPAAEDTRRGEEFLAELRDFCETKIDAARIEREARIPDEVINGLKELGALGMKIDTTYGGLGLTQVYYNKALALVGSANPALGALLSAHQSIGVPQPLKLFGTQEQKDEFLPRCARTDISAFLLTEPDVGSDPARLATSAVPDGDDYVLDGVKLWTTNGVVADLLVVMARVPKSEGHKGGITAFVVETASEGVTVENRNAFMGLRGLENGVTRLHQVRVPAANRIGPEGAGLKIALTTLNTGRLSLPAMCVGAGKWCLKIAREWSGVREQWGRPVALHEAVGSKISFIAATTFALEAVVDLSSQMADENRNDIRIEAALAKLYGSEMAWLMADELVQIRGGRGFETAESLAARGERAIPAEQILRDLRINRIFEGSTEIMHLLIAREAVDAHLTVAGDLIDPDKSLSDKARAGANAGVFYARWLPKLVTGAGQLPNSYSEFKREVDLSPHLRFVERSARKLARSTFYAMSRWQGRMETKQGFLGRIVDIGAELFAMSAACVRAELLRAQGQNGHEAYQLADAFCRQSRVRVEELFGRLWTNTDDIDRAVVRGVLTGTYTWLEEGVVDLSGDGPWIADATPGPTRQENLHRPIR, encoded by the coding sequence ATGTCCGCAAGCCCAGTCAAACCATCCGCCCAACCCACCGCCGAACCCCCAGGCAAACCCACAGTCAAACCCACCGTCACCGAGCGGGAGGCCCGCCAGGTGGCGGAGGCCGCCCGGGAGCAGGGGTGGCAGAAGCCCAGCTTCGCCAAGGAGCTGTTCCTCGGCCGGTTCCGGCTCGACCTCATCCACCCGCACCCGCTCCCGGCCGCCGAGGACACGCGGCGCGGTGAGGAGTTCCTCGCCGAGCTGCGCGACTTCTGCGAGACGAAGATCGACGCGGCCCGCATCGAGCGCGAGGCCCGGATCCCGGACGAGGTCATCAACGGGCTCAAGGAGCTCGGCGCCCTCGGTATGAAGATCGACACCACGTACGGCGGCCTCGGCCTCACCCAGGTGTACTACAACAAGGCGCTCGCCCTGGTCGGCTCGGCGAACCCGGCGCTCGGCGCGCTGCTCTCCGCCCATCAGTCGATCGGCGTACCGCAGCCGCTGAAACTCTTCGGCACCCAGGAGCAGAAGGACGAGTTCCTGCCCCGCTGCGCCCGCACCGACATCTCCGCGTTCCTGCTGACGGAGCCGGACGTCGGTTCCGACCCGGCGCGGCTCGCCACGAGCGCGGTACCGGACGGTGACGACTACGTCCTGGACGGGGTGAAGCTCTGGACGACCAACGGAGTCGTCGCCGACCTCCTCGTCGTCATGGCCCGGGTACCGAAGTCCGAGGGCCACAAGGGCGGGATCACCGCGTTCGTCGTCGAGACCGCCTCCGAGGGCGTCACCGTCGAGAACCGCAACGCCTTCATGGGCCTGCGCGGCCTGGAGAACGGCGTCACGCGCCTCCACCAGGTCCGCGTCCCGGCCGCCAACCGGATCGGCCCCGAGGGTGCCGGCCTCAAGATCGCCCTGACGACCCTGAACACGGGCCGCCTGTCGCTGCCCGCGATGTGTGTGGGCGCCGGGAAGTGGTGCCTGAAGATCGCCCGGGAGTGGTCGGGCGTACGGGAGCAGTGGGGCAGGCCGGTCGCGCTGCACGAGGCGGTCGGCTCGAAGATCAGCTTCATCGCGGCCACCACCTTCGCCCTGGAGGCCGTCGTGGACCTCTCCTCCCAGATGGCCGACGAGAACCGCAACGACATCCGCATCGAGGCCGCCCTCGCCAAGCTGTACGGCTCCGAGATGGCCTGGCTGATGGCCGACGAACTCGTCCAGATCCGCGGCGGACGCGGCTTCGAGACCGCCGAGTCGCTCGCCGCCCGCGGGGAACGGGCGATCCCCGCCGAGCAGATACTGCGCGACCTCCGCATCAACCGCATCTTCGAGGGCTCGACGGAGATCATGCACCTGCTGATCGCCCGCGAGGCGGTCGACGCCCATCTGACGGTCGCCGGCGACCTCATCGACCCCGACAAGTCCCTCTCGGACAAGGCGAGGGCGGGCGCGAACGCCGGTGTCTTCTACGCCAGGTGGCTGCCGAAACTCGTCACGGGCGCCGGTCAACTCCCGAACTCGTACAGCGAGTTCAAGCGCGAGGTCGACCTCTCGCCGCACCTGCGGTTCGTCGAGCGCAGCGCCCGCAAGCTGGCCCGCTCCACCTTCTACGCCATGTCTCGCTGGCAGGGCCGGATGGAGACCAAACAGGGCTTCCTCGGCCGGATCGTCGACATCGGCGCCGAACTGTTCGCCATGAGCGCGGCCTGCGTACGCGCGGAACTCCTGCGCGCCCAGGGCCAGAACGGCCACGAGGCCTACCAACTGGCCGACGCCTTCTGCCGCCAGTCCCGGGTCCGCGTCGAGGAACTCTTCGGCCGTCTGTGGACCAACACCGACGACATCGACCGCGCGGTGGTCAGGGGCGTCCTCACCGGCACGTACACCTGGCTGGAGGAAGGAGTCGTAGACCTCTCGGGCGACGGCCCCTGGATCGCGGATGCCACCCCGGGCCCGACCCGCCAGGAGAACCTGCACCGCCCCATCCGCTGA
- a CDS encoding LacI family DNA-binding transcriptional regulator yields the protein MVTLAEVAQHAGVSASTVSYVLSGKRSISVGTRQRVEQSIQQLGYHPNAGARALASSRSNIIALMVPLRTDMYVPVMMEIAIAVATSARTHGYDVLLLTGEEGPDAVRRVTGSGLADAMILMDVELDDERLPLLRGTDQPSVLIGLPAATDGLTCVDLDFGATGALCAEHLAQLGHRDIAVIGEAPAVYERHTGFAERTLDGLRFRARELGVRVLHRPCEGGYDAMTVTLARIFDERPGTTGFVVQNESAVEPLLALLRQQGRAVPEDVSVIAVCPDQVATQASVRLTSVAIPAQEMGRRAVELLIAKLEGHGSDEVALIAPELTVRASTGPAPATS from the coding sequence ATGGTCACCCTCGCCGAGGTCGCCCAGCACGCCGGAGTCTCGGCGAGCACGGTGAGCTATGTCCTCAGCGGCAAGCGGTCCATCTCCGTGGGTACCCGGCAGCGGGTGGAGCAGAGCATCCAACAGCTCGGCTACCACCCGAACGCGGGCGCCCGGGCGCTGGCGAGCAGTCGCTCCAACATCATCGCCCTCATGGTCCCGTTGCGTACGGACATGTACGTGCCGGTGATGATGGAGATCGCCATCGCGGTGGCGACCAGCGCCCGCACCCATGGGTACGACGTGCTGCTACTCACCGGCGAGGAGGGCCCCGACGCCGTACGCCGCGTGACCGGCAGCGGGCTCGCCGACGCGATGATCCTGATGGACGTCGAACTCGACGACGAGCGGCTGCCGTTGCTGCGCGGGACGGACCAACCGTCCGTGCTCATCGGACTGCCGGCCGCCACCGATGGCCTGACCTGCGTCGACCTCGACTTCGGGGCCACGGGCGCACTGTGCGCCGAGCATCTCGCACAGCTCGGGCACCGGGACATCGCTGTCATCGGCGAGGCGCCCGCGGTCTACGAACGGCACACCGGTTTCGCCGAACGCACGCTCGACGGACTGCGGTTCCGGGCGCGGGAGTTGGGGGTGCGGGTGCTGCACCGGCCGTGTGAGGGCGGGTACGACGCGATGACGGTGACCCTCGCCCGGATCTTCGACGAACGGCCGGGCACCACGGGCTTCGTCGTGCAGAACGAGTCGGCGGTGGAACCGCTGCTCGCGCTGCTGCGCCAGCAGGGGCGGGCGGTGCCCGAGGACGTGTCGGTCATCGCCGTCTGTCCTGACCAGGTCGCCACCCAGGCCTCGGTGCGGCTGACGTCCGTCGCCATTCCGGCCCAGGAGATGGGTCGCCGCGCGGTGGAACTGCTGATCGCCAAGCTCGAAGGGCACGGGAGTGACGAAGTCGCCCTGATCGCGCCCGAGTTGACGGTGCGGGCCAGTACGGGGCCGGCCCCCGCCACTTCCTGA
- a CDS encoding glycoside hydrolase family 31 protein — MNQPAETPLPSGAVSLAQSSPTVGTFRERDGALEWSGRQETVRIEPWGPDAVRVRTRLGGPVLKGLPGALLDEPESTPYTVKIEDGQGQLTVGALTVEVSSEGLIRFLRSDDAAELLAEERAHFWWPGSRLYTAVGNGYHRLEQRFAAYEDEKLFGLGQHQHGRFDQKGVVLDLVQRNAEVSVPVLTSSRGYTLLWNSPAIGRVELAGNGTRWVADSARQIDYWITAGQPADAQRRYSAVTGRTPMLPEWAAGFWQCKLRYRTQDELLDVAREYKRRGLPLRAIVCDFFHWTHLGDWKFDPAEWPDPAAMVRELEEMGVKLVVSVWPSVSPLSENHELMEQRGYFIGTQYGPMAHADWPDKGVASTVQVAFYDATNPEAREFLWSKVRDNYLAPYGITAFWLDACEPELKPGFPENLRYWAGPGLEVGNLYPLENARTFYEGLVASGEDEVISLNRSAWAGSQRYGAALWSGDIGVDFPTLRRQIAAGLNTALSGIPWWNTDIGGFHGGDPEDPAYQEVMVRWFQFGALSPLMRLHGFRDPGMPLGPDMTGGPNEVWSYGEKAGAILERYVRLRERLKPYVLRVMREAHEEGLPVMRPLFLEFPGDPAAWSVDDAYLFGPDLLVAPVLTAGATTRTAYLPAGATWTDAWTGETYEGGAAVTVDAPLDRIPLFLRDGARLPVAE; from the coding sequence GTGAACCAGCCCGCCGAAACCCCGCTCCCGTCAGGCGCGGTCAGCCTCGCGCAGTCCTCCCCCACCGTCGGTACGTTCCGCGAACGGGACGGTGCGCTGGAGTGGAGCGGCCGTCAGGAGACCGTACGGATAGAGCCCTGGGGCCCGGACGCCGTGCGGGTCCGCACCCGGCTCGGCGGGCCGGTCCTGAAGGGACTGCCGGGCGCCCTTCTGGACGAGCCGGAGTCGACGCCGTACACCGTCAAGATCGAGGACGGACAAGGGCAGTTGACCGTCGGCGCGCTGACCGTCGAGGTGAGCTCCGAAGGCCTGATCCGGTTCCTGCGCAGCGATGACGCCGCCGAGCTGCTCGCCGAGGAGCGGGCGCACTTCTGGTGGCCGGGCTCGCGTCTCTACACGGCTGTCGGCAACGGCTACCACCGGCTGGAGCAGCGGTTCGCCGCCTACGAGGACGAGAAGCTGTTCGGCCTCGGTCAGCACCAGCACGGCCGGTTCGACCAGAAGGGTGTCGTGCTGGATCTGGTGCAGCGCAACGCCGAGGTGTCCGTGCCGGTGCTCACCTCCAGCCGCGGTTACACCCTGCTGTGGAACAGCCCGGCCATCGGGCGCGTGGAACTGGCGGGCAACGGGACGCGCTGGGTGGCGGATTCGGCCCGGCAGATCGACTACTGGATCACTGCCGGGCAGCCGGCCGACGCCCAGCGGCGCTACAGCGCGGTGACGGGACGTACGCCGATGCTGCCGGAGTGGGCGGCGGGCTTCTGGCAGTGCAAGCTGCGCTACCGCACGCAGGACGAACTCCTCGACGTGGCCCGGGAGTACAAGCGGCGCGGGCTGCCGTTGCGGGCCATCGTGTGCGACTTCTTCCACTGGACGCATCTGGGCGACTGGAAGTTCGACCCGGCCGAGTGGCCCGACCCGGCCGCCATGGTGCGGGAGTTGGAGGAGATGGGCGTCAAGCTCGTCGTGTCCGTCTGGCCGTCGGTCTCGCCGCTCTCCGAGAACCATGAACTGATGGAGCAGCGCGGTTACTTCATCGGCACGCAGTACGGCCCGATGGCGCACGCCGACTGGCCCGACAAGGGTGTCGCGTCGACCGTCCAGGTCGCGTTCTACGACGCCACGAACCCGGAGGCCCGCGAGTTCCTCTGGTCGAAGGTCCGCGACAACTACCTTGCCCCGTACGGCATCACGGCCTTCTGGCTTGACGCCTGCGAACCGGAGCTGAAGCCCGGCTTCCCGGAGAACCTGCGGTACTGGGCGGGCCCCGGCCTGGAGGTCGGCAACCTGTACCCGCTGGAGAACGCCCGCACGTTCTACGAGGGCCTCGTCGCGTCCGGCGAGGACGAGGTGATCAGCCTCAACCGCTCGGCGTGGGCGGGCAGTCAGCGCTACGGCGCCGCCCTGTGGTCCGGTGACATCGGGGTCGACTTCCCGACCCTGCGCCGCCAGATCGCGGCCGGCCTCAACACCGCCCTCTCCGGCATCCCCTGGTGGAACACCGACATCGGCGGCTTCCACGGGGGCGACCCGGAGGATCCCGCGTACCAGGAGGTGATGGTCCGCTGGTTCCAGTTCGGCGCGCTGTCCCCGCTGATGCGCCTGCACGGGTTCCGCGACCCGGGTATGCCGTTGGGGCCCGACATGACCGGCGGCCCCAACGAGGTGTGGTCGTACGGCGAGAAGGCCGGCGCGATCCTGGAGCGGTACGTCCGGCTGCGTGAGCGTCTGAAGCCGTATGTGCTGCGGGTCATGCGGGAGGCGCACGAGGAGGGGTTGCCGGTGATGCGCCCGCTGTTCCTGGAGTTCCCGGGCGACCCGGCGGCGTGGTCCGTCGACGACGCGTATCTCTTCGGCCCCGACCTGCTGGTCGCCCCGGTGCTGACGGCGGGCGCGACGACCCGTACGGCGTACCTTCCGGCGGGGGCGACCTGGACGGACGCCTGGACCGGTGAGACGTACGAGGGCGGTGCGGCAGTGACGGTCGACGCGCCCCTGGACCGCATCCCGCTGTTCCTGCGGGACGGGGCGCGACTGCCTGTGGCGGAGTAG
- a CDS encoding sulfotransferase family protein, whose translation MPPPVSSPPLALQLADLLLRPAHRSRRTPGHVFDRLVADAGQAPGDEDFVDDFRSLLGHWARDENLTPVGWMSAQGHVRRHLANRARVLRLIAERPAITEEPIERPVFVVGLPRTATTLTHGVLSLSDEHRCPRLWELLTPDLDGTPEQRRKAIRAARMMVGGINLFAPRYRDIHPMTAEGPDECTFALPHTIMPLSQARIPEYQVALQERDFVPDYAYLKQIYQVLQYGRPRRRWVLKSPLHTGNLDALLRVFPDATIVWTHRDPAAVVASFCSLIEHGMAITLRPLDLPGLGATWLELLSASVRRGLAARAAVPRESLVDVPYSWLGSNPATGAPKLYAAVGARWTDADAARLAAVAARPKGARPHSYDLARYGLTGADVDAAFADYNALRAEVDRA comes from the coding sequence GTGCCCCCACCCGTATCCTCACCTCCGCTCGCTCTCCAGTTGGCCGACCTCCTGCTCCGGCCGGCCCACCGCTCCCGCCGGACCCCCGGCCACGTCTTCGACCGGCTGGTCGCCGACGCCGGGCAGGCGCCCGGTGACGAGGACTTCGTCGACGACTTCCGTTCCCTGCTGGGCCACTGGGCCCGGGACGAGAACCTCACCCCGGTCGGCTGGATGTCCGCGCAGGGGCACGTCCGCAGGCATCTCGCCAACAGGGCGCGGGTTCTGCGGCTGATCGCCGAGCGGCCCGCGATCACCGAGGAGCCCATCGAGAGACCGGTGTTCGTGGTGGGTCTGCCGCGCACCGCCACCACGCTCACCCACGGGGTGCTGTCCCTCTCGGACGAGCACCGATGTCCCAGGTTGTGGGAACTGCTGACACCCGACCTCGACGGCACCCCCGAGCAGCGGCGGAAGGCGATCCGCGCGGCGCGCATGATGGTCGGCGGCATCAACCTGTTCGCCCCGCGCTACCGCGACATCCACCCGATGACCGCCGAGGGCCCGGACGAGTGCACCTTCGCCCTTCCGCACACGATCATGCCGTTGTCCCAGGCCCGTATCCCCGAGTACCAAGTGGCCCTGCAAGAGCGGGACTTCGTCCCCGACTACGCGTACCTGAAGCAGATCTACCAGGTGCTCCAGTACGGTCGGCCGCGCCGCCGCTGGGTCCTCAAGTCCCCTCTGCACACCGGGAACCTGGACGCACTGCTCCGGGTCTTCCCGGACGCCACGATCGTGTGGACGCACCGTGATCCGGCCGCCGTGGTGGCCTCGTTCTGCAGTCTCATCGAGCATGGCATGGCGATCACCCTGCGCCCCCTGGACCTGCCCGGACTCGGCGCCACCTGGCTGGAACTGCTCAGCGCCTCCGTGCGCCGCGGCCTCGCCGCCCGTGCCGCCGTCCCGCGCGAGTCCCTGGTCGACGTGCCGTACTCCTGGCTCGGCTCCAACCCGGCGACGGGCGCCCCGAAGCTCTACGCCGCCGTCGGCGCCCGCTGGACCGACGCCGACGCCGCCCGGCTCGCCGCGGTCGCCGCCCGCCCCAAGGGCGCCCGCCCGCACAGCTACGACCTGGCCCGGTACGGGCTGACCGGCGCCGACGTCGACGCGGCCTTCGCCGACTACAACGCGCTGCGGGCCGAGGTCGACCGCGCCTGA
- a CDS encoding glycoside hydrolase family 12 protein, with protein MATRTRMLSRITKAMLAPALALGVTVGLASAPASAAVWSSCAQYGNTSLNGYTLYNNIWGSGAGSQCFWANSGTNWGVNANHPNTGGIKSYPNSKKVINKTITSLGSLTSNYNVTVPSSGAYNTSYDIWDTDYDYEIMLWVNKTGAVGPLGTSQGNVTLGGHTWTVYKGNNGANEVFSFVRTSNSTSGSVNILPILKWIKDTKGWFGNETIGDVQFGFEITSSSGGLNFTTNSLTVSGG; from the coding sequence ATGGCAACACGCACCCGCATGCTGAGCCGGATCACCAAGGCCATGCTGGCCCCCGCTCTCGCGCTCGGCGTCACCGTCGGTCTCGCCTCCGCGCCCGCCTCGGCCGCCGTCTGGAGCTCCTGCGCCCAGTACGGCAACACGAGCCTGAACGGCTACACCCTCTACAACAACATCTGGGGCTCCGGCGCCGGCAGCCAGTGCTTCTGGGCCAACTCCGGTACCAACTGGGGCGTCAACGCCAACCACCCCAACACCGGCGGCATCAAGTCCTACCCCAACTCCAAGAAGGTGATCAACAAGACGATCACCTCGCTCGGTTCGCTCACCAGCAACTACAACGTCACCGTCCCCTCGTCCGGCGCGTACAACACGTCGTACGACATCTGGGACACCGACTACGACTACGAGATCATGCTCTGGGTCAACAAGACCGGAGCCGTCGGCCCGCTCGGCACCTCGCAGGGCAACGTGACGCTGGGCGGCCACACCTGGACCGTCTACAAGGGCAACAACGGCGCGAACGAGGTCTTCTCGTTCGTCCGCACCTCGAACTCGACGTCCGGCTCGGTCAACATCCTGCCGATCCTCAAGTGGATCAAGGACACCAAGGGCTGGTTCGGCAACGAGACGATCGGTGACGTGCAGTTCGGGTTCGAGATCACCTCGTCCTCCGGCGGCCTGAACTTCACCACCAACAGTCTGACGGTCAGCGGCGGCTGA
- a CDS encoding glycosyl hydrolase family 95 catalytic domain-containing protein, which yields MTDGPVHGTWEPHPATRWEDGYLSGNGRHGALVFGDPESERVVVTHHTLVRPNGSEHARPPQLASQLAALQDRLLAGDTTAAESFTDGRELRWVQPFHPAFQVRLRGGPPARDYRRSVDFTTGVTDAASESWHSRVFVSRADDVIVQYVTNDSGVPGGPGRPGVSTAAGVTGGPRDSGVPDGPGRSNVSVTADVTGGPQGSGVPGDAGTPGGMRGAGGPGVPGGLGPAGVFAAAGVTGGPQGSGGRGDAGNPGGIRGSGGTRRVGATDVSRNPGLTGGAALTIDIELDHRLPGAPAELGVGQSVVRTPEGALLTLRARYPGSDSAYTGVTLVVAMGGETTLTPPGVRVEGAESVLLLTRVVRHVGELDTTDHARALRELLPDPDGEPGSEERTYEQTYERLLARHVPLHRTAYGRVTLDLAADEAERALPGAELLTRTKSPALLERLFAAGRYHLLSASGMLPPRLVGLWTGDWDTAWSGAFTTNANLNLQTASAAAGALPEVTEAHAALITRQLDDWRENARAIFGARGVVAPTHTDGESGLTYHFSREYPLHLWTAGADWLLKPLVDHDDTMGVRDPRTAALLAEVAEFYEDFLARTDADGRLVVVPSYSPENRPANASWGAVNAAMDLSAARHALLAAAEYHPDDPERADRWRTSADRLPPHRVNADGALAEWAWPGLDDTYDHRHLSHLYGVWPLDEINPYDTPDLAAAAYRALQLRGAENDSAHGHLHHALIAARLRDGERVTQALGQVLDGDFFHASLMSAHYPGRNVYNADAAHALPAVLIEALIQSTPDRLVLLPALPAACPTGRLRGVRTRFGADVDLDWGPGRGCAVVRPTRTHRIDLRTSSGAHTLDLVAGEDRVLDLGPR from the coding sequence ATGACCGACGGGCCCGTCCACGGAACCTGGGAACCACACCCCGCGACCCGCTGGGAGGACGGCTACCTGAGCGGCAACGGCCGCCACGGCGCGCTGGTGTTCGGCGACCCGGAGAGTGAGCGGGTCGTCGTCACGCACCACACCCTCGTACGCCCGAACGGCAGCGAGCACGCACGCCCGCCGCAGCTGGCGAGCCAACTGGCCGCTCTCCAGGACCGGTTGCTGGCCGGCGACACCACGGCCGCCGAGAGCTTCACCGACGGACGGGAACTGCGGTGGGTGCAGCCCTTCCACCCGGCGTTCCAGGTGCGGCTGCGCGGCGGCCCACCGGCGCGTGACTACCGGCGGTCGGTCGACTTCACCACCGGAGTCACCGACGCCGCGTCCGAGTCCTGGCACAGCCGAGTCTTCGTGTCCCGCGCGGACGACGTCATCGTCCAGTACGTCACCAACGACTCCGGCGTCCCCGGCGGTCCTGGCCGCCCAGGCGTCTCCACGGCAGCGGGTGTCACCGGCGGGCCCCGAGACTCGGGTGTCCCCGACGGTCCTGGCCGCTCCAACGTCTCCGTGACTGCGGATGTCACGGGTGGGCCCCAGGGCTCCGGCGTCCCTGGCGACGCCGGGACCCCTGGCGGTATGCGTGGCGCCGGCGGCCCTGGCGTCCCCGGCGGGCTTGGCCCCGCCGGGGTCTTCGCGGCAGCGGGTGTCACGGGTGGGCCCCAGGGCTCCGGCGGCCGTGGCGACGCCGGGAACCCTGGCGGTATCCGTGGCTCTGGCGGTACCCGGCGCGTCGGTGCCACCGACGTCAGCCGTAACCCCGGCCTCACCGGCGGCGCCGCTCTCACCATCGACATCGAACTCGACCACCGACTCCCGGGTGCCCCGGCCGAGTTGGGCGTCGGCCAGAGTGTGGTGCGTACCCCGGAGGGTGCCCTGCTCACGCTCCGGGCCCGCTACCCGGGCAGCGACAGCGCGTACACGGGGGTGACCCTCGTGGTGGCCATGGGCGGGGAGACGACCCTCACCCCGCCCGGCGTCCGTGTCGAGGGCGCGGAGTCCGTGCTGCTGCTGACCCGCGTCGTCCGGCACGTCGGCGAACTGGACACGACGGACCATGCCCGGGCCTTGCGGGAACTGCTGCCGGACCCGGACGGCGAGCCGGGGTCGGAAGAGCGGACGTACGAGCAGACGTACGAGCGGCTCCTCGCCCGGCACGTCCCGCTCCACCGCACCGCCTACGGCCGTGTCACCCTCGACCTCGCCGCCGACGAAGCCGAACGTGCCCTGCCCGGCGCGGAGTTGCTGACCCGGACGAAGAGCCCCGCCCTCCTGGAGCGGCTCTTCGCCGCCGGCCGCTACCACCTGCTGTCGGCCAGCGGAATGCTCCCGCCCCGTCTGGTCGGCCTGTGGACCGGCGACTGGGACACCGCCTGGTCCGGGGCTTTCACCACCAACGCCAACCTCAACCTCCAGACCGCGTCGGCGGCGGCCGGCGCTCTCCCCGAAGTCACCGAGGCCCACGCTGCCCTGATTACCCGTCAGCTCGACGACTGGCGGGAGAACGCCCGCGCGATCTTCGGCGCCCGAGGCGTGGTCGCGCCCACGCACACCGACGGCGAGTCCGGGCTGACGTACCACTTCTCCCGCGAATACCCACTCCACCTGTGGACGGCCGGCGCCGACTGGCTGCTCAAGCCGCTCGTCGACCACGACGACACCATGGGCGTCCGTGACCCCCGCACGGCTGCCCTGCTCGCCGAAGTCGCCGAGTTCTACGAGGACTTCCTCGCCCGCACCGACGCCGACGGACGTCTCGTCGTCGTCCCCTCCTACTCGCCGGAGAACCGTCCGGCCAACGCGAGTTGGGGTGCCGTCAACGCCGCCATGGACCTCTCGGCGGCCCGGCACGCACTGCTCGCCGCCGCCGAGTACCACCCCGACGACCCCGAACGGGCCGACCGCTGGCGGACGTCGGCCGACCGGCTCCCTCCGCATCGCGTCAACGCCGACGGCGCCCTCGCCGAATGGGCGTGGCCCGGCCTCGACGACACCTACGACCACCGTCACCTCAGCCATCTCTACGGTGTCTGGCCCCTCGACGAGATCAACCCGTACGACACCCCGGACCTCGCCGCGGCCGCGTACCGCGCCCTCCAACTCCGGGGCGCCGAGAACGACTCGGCCCACGGCCACCTGCACCACGCGCTGATCGCCGCCCGCCTCCGCGACGGCGAACGGGTCACCCAGGCCCTCGGCCAGGTGCTCGACGGCGACTTCTTCCACGCCTCCCTGATGAGCGCCCACTACCCGGGGCGGAACGTCTACAACGCGGACGCCGCCCACGCCCTGCCGGCGGTGCTCATCGAGGCGCTCATCCAGTCGACCCCCGACCGGCTGGTCCTCCTGCCCGCGCTCCCGGCGGCCTGCCCCACCGGCCGACTCCGGGGCGTACGGACGCGGTTCGGCGCGGACGTGGACCTCGACTGGGGGCCGGGCCGGGGCTGCGCCGTCGTTCGCCCGACCCGAACTCACCGTATCGACCTCAGGACTTCCTCCGGCGCGCACACGCTCGATCTCGTCGCCGGAGAAGACCGCGTTCTCGACCTGGGACCGCGGTAA